One Fusobacterium ulcerans DNA segment encodes these proteins:
- a CDS encoding DUF896 domain-containing protein: MEMNKIIEKINYFTKLSRERELTLDEKKERELFRKMYMEQFRAQVKGHLDNITIVDGEVENSTKII; this comes from the coding sequence ATGGAAATGAATAAAATAATAGAAAAAATAAATTATTTTACAAAACTTTCAAGAGAAAGAGAATTGACTCTTGATGAAAAAAAAGAAAGAGAATTGTTTAGAAAAATGTATATGGAGCAATTTAGAGCTCAAGTAAAAGGGCATTTAGATAATATAACAATAGTAGATGGCGAAGTTGAAAACAGTACAAAAATAATATAA
- a CDS encoding HU family DNA-binding protein, with protein sequence MKEKDFIKVYKDERNLKNLKEAQHRISTFWETVEEILQEDKKLVFKGWGIFEIKPVRAREYCDPRIKKIKKTLPKNKLVFRQGKILKENINVD encoded by the coding sequence ATGAAAGAGAAGGATTTTATCAAAGTTTATAAAGATGAAAGAAATCTTAAAAACTTGAAAGAAGCTCAACATAGAATCTCAACTTTTTGGGAAACTGTAGAGGAGATATTACAAGAGGATAAAAAATTAGTATTCAAAGGATGGGGAATATTTGAAATAAAACCTGTAAGAGCTAGAGAATACTGTGATCCAAGAATAAAGAAAATTAAGAAAACTTTACCTAAAAATAAATTGGTTTTCAGACAGGGAAAAATACTTAAAGAAAATATCAATGTTGACTAG
- a CDS encoding queuosine precursor transporter has translation MRNEFLWAVMLLINFLAIIFAYSKFGKIGLYIWIPISTILANIQVVMLVDLFGFGTTLGNILYAGGFLVTDILAENYGKEHAKKAVKIGFFSLLVMTLIMQVAVAFTPSNVEEGLLTFNGVKRIFDFMPRIAIASLVSYWISQSHDIWAYEMWRKKFSERKHIWIRNNMSTMISQLIDNTIFTLIAFWGVYPREVLIEIFITTYCMKFIVAVFDTPFVYIANYLKISGKIKEAEL, from the coding sequence ATGAGAAATGAATTTTTATGGGCAGTAATGCTGCTGATAAACTTTTTAGCAATAATATTTGCTTATTCTAAATTTGGGAAAATAGGACTGTATATCTGGATACCAATATCTACAATACTGGCTAATATTCAAGTAGTTATGCTGGTTGATTTATTTGGTTTCGGAACTACTTTGGGAAATATACTTTATGCTGGAGGATTTTTAGTAACTGATATATTAGCAGAAAATTATGGAAAGGAGCATGCTAAAAAAGCTGTAAAAATAGGATTCTTTTCATTGCTGGTAATGACATTAATAATGCAGGTAGCTGTAGCTTTTACTCCATCTAATGTAGAAGAAGGACTGCTTACTTTTAATGGTGTAAAAAGAATATTTGATTTTATGCCGAGAATAGCAATAGCCTCACTTGTTTCTTATTGGATATCTCAAAGTCATGATATATGGGCCTATGAAATGTGGAGAAAAAAATTTAGTGAAAGAAAACATATCTGGATCAGAAATAATATGAGTACAATGATAAGCCAGCTTATTGATAATACAATTTTTACATTAATAGCTTTCTGGGGAGTTTATCCAAGAGAGGTGCTAATAGAAATATTCATCACTACTTACTGTATGAAATTTATAGTAGCAGTTTTTGATACACCTTTTGTATATATTGCTAATTATCTAAAAATAAGTGGTAAAATAAAAGAAGCAGAATTGTAA
- a CDS encoding HU family DNA-binding protein produces the protein MNKKDFIKLYRKKLNNLTIAEAKEDVEAILEIIEAGLKKDGKVQFFNKGVFTVGNIKPKTISNPKTRELMQTTEMKKVKFNASFKLKDKIQDKK, from the coding sequence ATGAATAAGAAAGATTTTATTAAACTATACAGAAAAAAATTAAATAATTTAACAATTGCAGAAGCAAAAGAAGATGTAGAAGCAATCTTGGAAATTATAGAAGCTGGTTTAAAAAAAGATGGTAAAGTACAATTCTTCAACAAAGGAGTATTTACTGTTGGAAATATAAAACCTAAAACTATAAGCAATCCAAAAACAAGAGAGCTTATGCAGACAACTGAAATGAAGAAAGTAAAATTTAATGCTTCATTCAAACTAAAAGACAAAATTCAAGATAAAAAATAA
- a CDS encoding FtsW/RodA/SpoVE family cell cycle protein, whose product MANTNIDDKNIYHKINILKKEQKEKEDKKRKKRRSLTMMGCILILIILSVLNMLSASFYTIYTRGIGIFTNYLIYMFLAFFALIFTGSINYKHYNKNGFNLFLLIITVALFSFILIGAKMFPGIVPRINGAIGWIRLFGFSLQPAELLKLPFIILIAHILERCERDGAKNLSIVFSVMPIMVLFGFFIMFQDDLGTMIHYIAILLFMLFMSRIDTKWIVSVITAGVVGMTGICLYVHHLGDVSGKGYKMRRIGSFLNGILNNEYDNAIGYQVGQSLLAFGSGGILGKGYANGVQKYSYLPEIRTDFILASYGEELGFIGMFIIMIFFFLIFNLIKRTAMECKSYFGKYLAIGIGGYLITQVLINIYVALGMLPVFGIPMPIFSYGGTSLITIFSAFGIIRNINSEE is encoded by the coding sequence ATGGCTAATACAAATATAGATGATAAAAATATTTACCACAAAATAAACATTCTCAAAAAGGAACAAAAAGAAAAAGAAGACAAAAAAAGAAAAAAAAGACGAAGTTTAACTATGATGGGTTGTATTCTTATTTTAATAATACTTAGTGTACTAAATATGCTTAGTGCAAGTTTTTATACTATATATACAAGAGGTATAGGAATTTTCACCAATTATCTTATATATATGTTCCTTGCTTTTTTTGCTTTGATATTTACTGGGAGTATAAATTATAAACATTATAATAAAAATGGATTTAATCTTTTTCTTTTAATAATAACTGTGGCTTTATTTTCATTTATTTTAATAGGAGCCAAAATGTTTCCTGGGATAGTTCCCAGAATAAATGGAGCTATAGGATGGATACGTTTATTTGGGTTTAGTTTGCAGCCAGCGGAATTATTAAAACTTCCTTTTATAATTCTTATTGCTCATATTTTAGAGAGATGTGAAAGAGATGGAGCTAAAAATCTTTCAATAGTTTTTTCTGTTATGCCTATAATGGTTTTATTTGGATTTTTTATAATGTTTCAAGATGATCTGGGAACAATGATACATTACATAGCTATACTGCTTTTTATGCTGTTTATGTCAAGAATAGACACTAAATGGATAGTGTCAGTAATAACAGCAGGAGTAGTCGGAATGACTGGAATATGCCTCTATGTTCATCATTTAGGAGATGTTTCAGGTAAGGGATATAAGATGAGAAGAATAGGAAGTTTTTTAAATGGAATTCTTAATAATGAATATGACAATGCTATAGGTTATCAAGTAGGACAATCTCTTTTAGCCTTTGGAAGCGGAGGTATTTTAGGAAAAGGATATGCAAATGGAGTACAAAAATACAGTTATCTTCCAGAAATAAGAACAGACTTTATCTTAGCTTCATATGGAGAAGAACTTGGTTTTATTGGAATGTTTATTATAATGATATTTTTCTTTTTGATTTTTAATCTTATAAAAAGAACTGCTATGGAGTGCAAAAGTTATTTCGGAAAATATCTGGCAATTGGTATTGGTGGTTACTTGATAACACAGGTATTGATAAATATATATGTTGCACTTGGTATGCTTCCAGTATTCGGAATACCTATGCCAATATTCAGTTATGGTGGGACTTCCCTTATAACTATATTTTCAGCTTTTGGAATTATAAGAAACATAAACTCAGAAGAATAA
- a CDS encoding adhesion protein FadA encodes MKKLLVAGTILLSASAFSTGVTAEFESRFNTLEQEYKMLMQKEDERYNSEKQIAETAKATLAKQRELYNQISTKSAKLGQIKDVKFYKEQYGELAKKYQDALRELEGQMKEQESIINRFQQLQAVKEGK; translated from the coding sequence ATGAAAAAACTATTAGTAGCAGGAACAATTTTATTATCAGCATCAGCATTTTCTACAGGGGTGACAGCAGAATTTGAAAGTCGTTTCAACACTCTTGAGCAAGAATATAAAATGCTTATGCAAAAAGAGGATGAGAGATATAACTCTGAAAAGCAAATAGCTGAAACTGCAAAAGCAACTTTAGCTAAACAAAGAGAATTATATAATCAAATCTCTACTAAATCAGCAAAATTAGGACAAATCAAGGATGTTAAATTCTACAAAGAGCAATATGGAGAATTAGCTAAAAAATATCAAGATGCCCTTAGAGAATTAGAAGGACAAATGAAAGAGCAAGAAAGTATCATCAACAGATTCCAACAATTACAAGCTGTAAAAGAAGGAAAATAA
- a CDS encoding adhesion protein FadA, with translation MKIKTTMLLGAALLLVSSVSLAAPAAGVDSRFSQLEAELKMLEQKENERFKEEEQIAKSAQNNLNSLTNLRNKCGERINYMTSMEGRSIYSNEMKNLLKQYQGFLTEIDKQSKVEERKIFEFNQLKSLRAE, from the coding sequence ATGAAAATAAAAACAACTATGTTATTAGGAGCAGCATTATTACTAGTATCGAGCGTATCATTAGCAGCACCGGCAGCAGGAGTGGATTCAAGATTCTCTCAATTAGAAGCAGAATTAAAAATGCTTGAGCAAAAAGAAAATGAGAGATTCAAAGAAGAGGAGCAAATAGCAAAATCAGCTCAAAATAATCTTAACTCTCTTACAAATCTTAGAAATAAATGTGGAGAAAGAATCAACTACATGACTTCTATGGAAGGAAGAAGCATTTACTCTAATGAAATGAAAAACTTATTAAAGCAATACCAAGGATTCCTTACAGAAATTGATAAACAATCAAAAGTAGAAGAAAGAAAAATATTCGAATTTAATCAATTGAAAAGTTTAAGAGCAGAGTAA
- a CDS encoding CsgG/HfaB family protein: protein MKSRNIAGMIFISLLLLSCGKTGVESNIKKDDKVVSLREYNTLKENTLPKRRVVIGKVKNYSRFGTQRTDITTKDILASEFSNSGRFNVLERSDLDSVIEELAFSNTLGEKSLLSRQKFLDTDFVVIGSVTKYALNTTGNKSLFSKSKEQKAEVVIELKVIDVTNGKVWIETGEGSSSVTFGTVLGAGTYGSYTSLEEEAFRAAVIQGVEKIVKKLDSMPWSASIVKKSGNTIIINSGANSNLKLGTEMEVYKIGAPIEYRGEILGYEEERVGNAVVTNYIGEEAASLRYDGKNFTVPGIVKIKNK from the coding sequence ATGAAATCAAGGAATATTGCAGGAATGATTTTTATATCCCTTCTTCTTTTATCTTGTGGAAAAACAGGAGTAGAAAGTAATATAAAAAAAGATGACAAAGTAGTCAGCTTGAGAGAATATAATACTTTGAAGGAGAATACTCTTCCTAAGAGGAGAGTAGTTATTGGGAAGGTAAAAAATTATTCGAGATTTGGAACACAAAGAACAGACATAACAACAAAAGATATTCTTGCCTCTGAATTTTCAAACTCTGGAAGATTTAATGTATTGGAAAGAAGTGATTTAGATTCTGTTATAGAAGAATTAGCCTTTTCTAATACTTTAGGTGAAAAATCATTGTTATCCAGACAAAAGTTTTTAGATACAGATTTTGTAGTGATAGGAAGTGTAACAAAATATGCGTTGAATACTACTGGGAATAAATCATTATTTTCAAAAAGCAAGGAACAGAAAGCAGAAGTTGTTATTGAGTTAAAAGTTATAGATGTAACTAATGGAAAAGTATGGATAGAAACAGGTGAAGGAAGTTCAAGTGTCACATTTGGAACTGTACTTGGAGCTGGAACATACGGATCGTATACTTCTTTAGAAGAAGAAGCATTTAGAGCTGCTGTAATACAAGGAGTAGAGAAAATAGTAAAAAAACTGGATTCAATGCCTTGGAGTGCAAGTATTGTAAAAAAATCTGGAAATACAATAATAATAAATTCAGGTGCTAACAGCAACTTAAAATTAGGAACTGAAATGGAAGTATATAAAATAGGAGCTCCAATAGAGTATAGAGGAGAAATTCTAGGATATGAAGAAGAAAGAGTAGGAAATGCAGTAGTGACAAATTATATTGGAGAAGAGGCTGCCTCTTTAAGATATGATGGAAAAAATTTCACTGTTCCTGGAATTGTAAAAATAAAAAATAAATAA
- a CDS encoding HdeD family acid-resistance protein produces MANEKSYIDMFDLGGSLKKIWYYYLIIGILLAITGLIGIVNPLGFSISLIYVLSWSFLLIGLLNIYYAYQGRKNKYFHWGIVLVSGIIDILAAVSIFYNPFESAVILLIYLGILMLFRGFSLIFTRGKAVADEIPEVHSIRSILIVRGILDIIFGILLVICPLLMGYILPVIIGFYLLFMGILFIIYSIQVKRA; encoded by the coding sequence ATGGCTAATGAAAAGTCTTATATTGATATGTTTGATTTAGGAGGTTCTTTAAAAAAGATATGGTATTACTATCTTATCATTGGTATTCTTCTTGCAATAACTGGATTAATTGGAATAGTTAATCCCCTTGGATTTTCAATTTCACTTATTTATGTTTTAAGCTGGAGTTTCTTATTGATAGGACTTCTTAATATCTATTATGCTTATCAAGGAAGAAAAAATAAATATTTCCATTGGGGAATAGTATTGGTAAGCGGTATAATTGATATCCTTGCTGCTGTCTCAATATTTTACAATCCCTTTGAAAGTGCTGTAATACTTCTTATATATTTAGGTATACTTATGTTGTTCAGAGGTTTCTCTCTTATATTTACTAGAGGAAAAGCTGTTGCAGATGAAATACCAGAAGTACATAGTATCAGATCTATTTTAATTGTAAGAGGCATTCTTGATATCATCTTTGGTATCTTATTAGTTATATGTCCTCTTTTAATGGGATATATTCTTCCTGTAATCATTGGATTCTATCTTTTATTTATGGGAATATTATTTATAATCTACAGTATTCAAGTAAAAAGAGCCTAG
- a CDS encoding alpha/beta hydrolase: MVLKFFLLWIMIMLGIFYIITYPYKSKLARKLKRVNSFEEIEFIKNSATDYSDISQDEINEYVVLEERSIKSSFVNEEMKYTIITPKNNIKDNIPCLFLLHGLRDENKDWLEKGKLLENYVSLLKKGDIKPMIFILTGSGGEGQSWYSNFATEKGYQYEDYIIGELIPEIKTQLPKSSLGIVGFSMGGYAAFKLGLKYIDIFRVIGSFSGAINLIRMSVNRRVIRLFKFMYIPKFLFSSVDKKQFIRVFGSWGYKILKEDPYSMIKYMKAEKLNDKYFYASVGIEDRVNHLMLQQWLDVMGRMKKNKYNFKGYLCDGETHTWDYVARDMSNFLKFFNEKINK; the protein is encoded by the coding sequence ATGGTATTAAAGTTTTTTTTACTCTGGATAATGATTATGCTGGGTATATTTTATATAATAACTTATCCATATAAATCAAAACTTGCCAGAAAATTGAAAAGAGTTAACAGCTTTGAAGAAATTGAATTTATAAAAAATTCAGCTACAGACTATTCAGATATTTCACAAGATGAAATTAATGAATATGTAGTTTTAGAAGAAAGAAGTATAAAAAGTTCTTTTGTGAATGAAGAAATGAAATATACTATTATTACCCCTAAAAATAATATAAAAGATAATATTCCTTGCCTTTTTCTTCTTCATGGGCTGAGAGATGAAAATAAAGACTGGTTAGAGAAAGGAAAATTATTAGAAAACTATGTATCTCTACTGAAAAAAGGAGATATAAAACCTATGATATTTATTTTGACAGGTTCTGGTGGAGAAGGACAAAGTTGGTATTCCAATTTTGCTACAGAAAAAGGTTATCAATATGAAGATTATATAATTGGTGAACTTATTCCAGAGATAAAAACGCAGCTTCCAAAATCATCATTGGGAATAGTTGGTTTTTCTATGGGAGGATATGCAGCATTTAAGTTAGGATTAAAATACATAGATATATTTAGAGTTATAGGAAGTTTTTCTGGTGCAATAAATCTTATAAGAATGAGTGTAAATAGAAGAGTTATAAGGTTATTTAAATTTATGTACATACCAAAATTTCTTTTTAGCAGTGTTGATAAAAAACAGTTTATAAGAGTTTTTGGTTCATGGGGATACAAAATATTAAAAGAGGATCCATACAGTATGATAAAATACATGAAAGCAGAAAAATTAAATGATAAATATTTTTATGCCAGTGTTGGAATAGAAGACAGAGTAAATCATCTGATGCTTCAGCAATGGTTGGATGTAATGGGAAGAATGAAAAAAAATAAATATAATTTTAAAGGCTATCTATGTGATGGAGAAACTCATACATGGGATTATGTAGCTAGAGATATGTCTAATTTTTTAAAATTTTTCAATGAAAAAATAAATAAGTAA
- a CDS encoding DHH family phosphoesterase, giving the protein MESFLNIKNKIMESKKILITSHVNPDGDAIGAGLALLAGIEKFNNKCEVRFVLQDKTPDRVKFLELERRAEMYDSNKKYDIDLAICVDSAALSRIGNVENAIKNIFTINIDHHISNPKYGDINYVENISSTSEIIYKFLKFLNVEIDINIGESLYTGLVNDTGNFKHDNVTEETFKMAGHLVKIGVNNSKIVREFLNTKSMAAIKFLGQAMYEMKFDEKKRLAYFYLSNKDFMKNGGRKEDTEEIVENLVSYEKAEVSLFLREDAIGVIKGSMRSKHDTDVNVIAGIFGGGGHRKASGFTSNLSAEEIVKIILEKL; this is encoded by the coding sequence TTGGAAAGTTTTTTAAATATAAAAAATAAGATAATGGAAAGCAAAAAAATACTTATCACTTCTCATGTAAATCCAGATGGAGATGCGATTGGAGCAGGGCTTGCTCTTTTAGCTGGAATTGAAAAATTTAATAATAAGTGTGAGGTAAGATTTGTTCTTCAGGACAAAACTCCTGACAGAGTAAAATTTTTGGAATTAGAAAGAAGAGCAGAAATGTATGATTCCAATAAAAAATATGATATAGATTTAGCTATATGTGTAGACAGTGCTGCTTTGAGCAGAATAGGCAATGTGGAAAATGCAATAAAAAATATATTTACAATAAATATAGATCATCATATTAGTAATCCAAAATATGGAGATATTAATTATGTAGAAAACATTTCTTCTACAAGTGAAATAATATATAAGTTTTTAAAATTTTTAAATGTTGAAATAGATATAAATATAGGAGAATCTCTATACACTGGACTTGTAAATGATACAGGAAATTTTAAACACGATAATGTTACTGAAGAAACATTTAAAATGGCAGGACATCTGGTTAAAATAGGAGTTAATAATTCTAAAATAGTTAGAGAATTTTTAAATACTAAAAGTATGGCAGCAATAAAATTTTTAGGTCAGGCTATGTATGAAATGAAATTTGATGAAAAAAAGAGACTGGCTTATTTTTATCTTTCTAATAAGGATTTTATGAAAAATGGTGGAAGAAAAGAAGATACAGAAGAAATAGTAGAGAATTTAGTATCATATGAAAAAGCAGAAGTATCTTTATTTTTGAGAGAAGATGCAATAGGTGTTATTAAAGGAAGTATGAGAAGTAAACATGATACAGATGTAAATGTTATAGCTGGGATATTTGGCGGTGGAGGACATCGTAAAGCTTCTGGTTTTACAAGCAATCTTTCAGCTGAGGAAATAGTTAAAATAATTTTAGAAAAGTTATAA
- a CDS encoding cell division protein SepF, protein MDMDVNIVFIKPTKFEDCMKCIEHIKKDRIVHINLFDLDANDSQRILDYISGAVYIQEGQIVNPGEKVFCTIPKNKKFVFEYKDRNSVMDSRYDEEEEIIPSYKK, encoded by the coding sequence ATGGATATGGATGTCAATATAGTTTTTATTAAACCAACTAAATTTGAAGATTGTATGAAATGTATAGAACATATAAAAAAAGATAGAATAGTTCACATAAATCTTTTTGACTTAGATGCAAATGATTCTCAAAGAATACTAGATTATATTAGTGGGGCAGTATATATTCAAGAGGGACAGATAGTAAATCCGGGAGAAAAAGTATTCTGCACTATTCCTAAAAATAAAAAATTTGTCTTTGAATACAAAGATAGAAATAGTGTGATGGATTCAAGATATGATGAAGAGGAAGAAATAATTCCATCATACAAAAAATAA
- the asnS gene encoding asparagine--tRNA ligase, with translation MEKVTVKSLYRDKEKFIDQEIEISGWIKKIRVQKNFGFIEINDGSFFKGIQIVFDTKLNNFDEISRLSIISSIRVNGKLVRSQGAGQDIEIIANGVEIYQKADLDYPLQNKRHTFEYLRTKAHLRPRTNTFSAVFRVRSVIAYAIHKFFQENGFVYVHTPIITGSDAEGAGEMFRVTTLDLNDLPKGEDGKVDSSKDFFGKETNLTVSGQLSGETYCAAFRNIYTFGPTFRAEYSNTARHASEFWMIEPEIAFADLEANMELAEAMVKYIIKYVLEQCPEEMEFFNQFIEKGLFDKLNNVLNSDFGRLTYTEAIEILEKSGKKFDYPVKWGIDLQSEHERYLAEEYFKKPVFLTDYPKDIKAFYMKLNEDGKTVRAMDLLAPGIGEIIGGSQREDNLEILEGRINELGMNTEDYGFYLDLRKYGSFPHSGYGLGFERMIMYVTGMTNIRDVIPFPRTPNNAEF, from the coding sequence ATGGAAAAAGTAACAGTTAAGTCTCTATACAGAGACAAAGAAAAGTTTATTGATCAAGAAATAGAAATATCAGGATGGATAAAGAAAATCAGAGTTCAAAAAAACTTTGGTTTTATAGAAATTAATGATGGATCATTTTTTAAAGGAATCCAAATAGTATTTGATACAAAATTAAATAATTTTGATGAAATTTCACGTTTATCTATAATTTCTTCAATAAGAGTAAATGGAAAATTAGTAAGGTCTCAAGGGGCTGGACAAGATATAGAAATAATAGCAAATGGTGTAGAAATATATCAAAAGGCTGATTTAGATTATCCTTTACAAAATAAAAGACATACTTTTGAATACTTGAGAACAAAAGCTCATTTAAGACCTAGAACTAATACATTTTCAGCTGTATTTAGAGTAAGATCAGTTATAGCCTATGCTATTCATAAATTTTTCCAGGAAAATGGATTTGTATATGTACATACTCCAATAATAACTGGGTCTGATGCTGAAGGTGCTGGAGAAATGTTCAGAGTAACTACTTTAGATTTAAATGATCTTCCTAAAGGCGAAGATGGAAAAGTAGACTCTTCTAAAGATTTCTTTGGAAAAGAAACTAACTTGACTGTAAGCGGACAACTAAGTGGAGAAACTTATTGTGCTGCTTTTAGAAATATATATACATTTGGACCTACATTTAGAGCAGAATATTCTAATACTGCAAGACATGCTTCAGAGTTCTGGATGATAGAGCCAGAAATAGCTTTTGCTGATCTTGAAGCTAATATGGAACTTGCAGAAGCTATGGTAAAATATATAATTAAATATGTTTTAGAACAATGTCCAGAAGAAATGGAATTCTTCAATCAATTTATTGAAAAAGGATTATTTGATAAACTTAACAATGTATTAAATAGTGACTTTGGAAGACTTACATACACTGAAGCTATTGAAATACTTGAAAAATCAGGAAAGAAATTTGATTATCCAGTAAAATGGGGAATTGATCTTCAAAGTGAGCATGAAAGATACTTAGCTGAGGAATATTTTAAAAAGCCAGTTTTCCTTACTGATTATCCAAAAGATATAAAAGCATTTTATATGAAACTTAATGAAGATGGAAAAACTGTAAGAGCAATGGACTTATTAGCTCCTGGAATTGGAGAAATCATCGGTGGTTCTCAAAGAGAAGATAATCTTGAAATTCTTGAAGGAAGAATAAATGAATTAGGAATGAATACAGAAGACTATGGATTCTATTTAGATTTAAGAAAATATGGAAGCTTCCCTCATTCAGGATATGGATTGGGATTTGAAAGAATGATTATGTATGTAACTGGAATGACAAATATCCGTGACGTAATTCCGTTCCCAAGAACACCTAATAACGCAGAATTTTAA
- the rnmV gene encoding ribonuclease M5 has product MKKSIKEIIVVEGRDDISAVKAAVDAEIIQVNGFAVRKQGTIEKIRVANQNKGIIILTDPDHAGEEIRKYIHKFFPEAKDAYIRRIEGTKDGDVGVENASPEAIIKALEKARCSVLEDKAVTFTMDYLMDCGLVGSGDASVRREKVGGKLGIGYSNGKQFLSRLNRYGISKEEFEEALKSI; this is encoded by the coding sequence ATGAAAAAAAGTATAAAAGAAATAATAGTTGTAGAGGGAAGAGATGATATATCAGCAGTAAAAGCTGCTGTTGATGCTGAAATTATACAAGTAAATGGATTTGCTGTAAGAAAGCAGGGAACTATTGAAAAAATAAGAGTAGCAAATCAAAATAAAGGAATAATAATTCTTACTGATCCAGATCATGCTGGAGAGGAAATCAGAAAATATATACATAAATTTTTTCCAGAAGCTAAGGATGCTTATATCAGAAGAATAGAAGGAACAAAAGATGGTGATGTAGGAGTAGAGAACGCCTCTCCTGAAGCTATAATAAAGGCATTAGAGAAAGCCAGATGCAGTGTATTGGAAGATAAGGCTGTAACCTTTACAATGGATTATCTGATGGATTGCGGGCTCGTAGGAAGTGGAGATGCTAGTGTCAGAAGAGAAAAAGTTGGAGGAAAATTAGGAATAGGATATTCTAATGGGAAACAATTCCTATCAAGATTAAATAGATATGGAATATCTAAAGAAGAATTTGAAGAAGCCTTAAAAAGTATTTAA
- a CDS encoding tyrosine-type recombinase/integrase produces MDKRGQEVKYICKEDLKKLRKYFKLNDKVVILALINIGVNVGLRISDLSKIRFEDINSEYVVKLKEKKTKKMREIKLNTVCQRSIEELKNYYETLGYSKEKGFLFKSLNRKYVKELFDKPISTVSISKYLNQAKADLNIAYPIGTHSLRKTWGHTVYRGTLDIALVMSIFNHSSAEQTLKYIGIEQEMINKVYDKFKI; encoded by the coding sequence ATGGACAAAAGAGGACAAGAAGTAAAATACATCTGTAAGGAAGATTTAAAAAAATTAAGAAAATATTTCAAATTAAACGATAAAGTAGTAATTTTAGCACTGATAAATATAGGGGTAAATGTTGGACTAAGAATTTCTGACTTGTCTAAAATTAGATTTGAAGATATAAACAGTGAATATGTAGTAAAGTTAAAAGAAAAGAAAACTAAAAAGATGAGAGAGATTAAATTAAATACAGTTTGTCAGAGGTCAATTGAAGAATTAAAGAACTATTATGAAACATTGGGTTATTCTAAAGAAAAGGGGTTTTTATTTAAATCTTTAAATAGAAAATATGTAAAAGAACTGTTTGACAAGCCTATTTCAACGGTTTCAATAAGTAAGTATTTGAATCAGGCTAAAGCAGATTTGAACATTGCATATCCTATTGGGACTCACTCTCTAAGAAAAACTTGGGGGCATACAGTTTATAGAGGAACTTTAGATATAGCTCTGGTAATGTCTATATTTAATCACTCTTCTGCCGAACAAACATTAAAGTATATAGGAATAGAGCAAGAAATGATTAACAAAGTATACGATAAATTCAAGATATGA